Within the Candidatus Cloacimonadota bacterium genome, the region CGGATATGAAAATATTATGAATGCTTACAAAATTGCAGTTCGGGAAAAATATCGTTTTTTCAGTTATGGTGATGCGATGTTGATCCTTTAACTGCTAAGACGCAAAGAAATAGTGTTTGTTCTTAAATTGCATTTGGGAACATAATTGATTAGGAATTTTTAATTAAAGAAATGCTTGAACATATAAAAATCAAAGTAAAACTTTTCAGAAATAACATTCCCAAATAGAATTTGGGAATGAGAAAAGCACCAAGAATATGAAAAATTTCAAACACCCTTTATTCGATGAAGTTAAATACTTCGAGAAAATAAACAGCACTAATAAAAAAGCAGATCAATTGATCAAATCTAAGCAGATTTCAGGAAACTTCCTTTTGATTGCAAAAAACCAATCCAGAGGAATCGGCAGAAAGGATAATTCCTGGTTTTCTCCAGAAGGAGGAATCTGGATAACTGCCGGACTTTACGGTCTTGATGTCCAATCCAACCTGACAATCTTTACCGGGATCTGCATTCATAAAGCACTTCTGAAATTATTTTCAAAAATGCAGAATGACCTGAAAATCAAATGGTCAAACGATCTTTATCTGAATGAGAAAAAACTTTGTGGGATTTTATCCAGTCATCTTCCGGCTTTTAAGTATCATCTGATCGGGATCGGAATTAATACCAATTTTTCAGAATT harbors:
- a CDS encoding biotin--[acetyl-CoA-carboxylase] ligase: MKNFKHPLFDEVKYFEKINSTNKKADQLIKSKQISGNFLLIAKNQSRGIGRKDNSWFSPEGGIWITAGLYGLDVQSNLTIFTGICIHKALLKLFSKMQNDLKIKWSNDLYLNEKKLCGILSSHLPAFKYHLIGIGINTNFSEFPTKLSNLSISIKQYLKTDIDNSNLVKTIFDIFSSNLPEFIEGKLQIEYFNEYSLLTGKKIELDTDFDKFSGICKGINKKGAILIELKKGMIQPFFAGTVINFLDMN